Proteins encoded within one genomic window of Fragaria vesca subsp. vesca linkage group LG1, FraVesHawaii_1.0, whole genome shotgun sequence:
- the LOC101314999 gene encoding ankyrin repeat domain-containing protein, chloroplastic-like, giving the protein MSVSSALNPQLFSLLPNPSLSSKPHKLSPPTSLKFSTKLHTLSPSFNSSYSTKLEEEDHVIGDCVVFEEGIFDDPFLQEPEPERFDPEKPKPRKRVEIETENLVPEGWKEVQAEVNITKKERRKIAQEMQFGTRVAKNKRGLEPIRDLNLEEYKAYREAKLNQLKPLVLERPERFKEVEEGGSEEVVSVRVAPKNPRWAVYGKGLEDVTEFFNSEHYEPGVKRAEGPRPLFTKEEKLMMNRRKPDMAAATSSKWLPLHTLAASGEFYLMDALLRHEADINAVDKNDWTVLHKAIIGKNQAITNYLLRESANPFVRDKDGATLMHYAVRTASSQAIKILLLYNVDINLQDNDGWTPLHLAVQGRRVDVVRLLLIKGADKTLKNKDGLTPLELCLYSGRDTRTYELIKVLKLLPKTR; this is encoded by the exons ATGTCAGTCTCTTCAGCTCTAAACCCCCAACTCTTCTCTCTCCTCCCAAACCCTTCTCTCTCCTCCAAACCCCACAAGCTCTCACCACCCACCTCTCTCAAATTCTCAACCAAACTCCACACCCTCTCCCCCTCCTTCAACTCTTCCTACTCCACCAAGCTTGAAGAAGAAGACCACGTCATCGGCGATTGCGTCGTCTTCGAAGAAGGCATATTCGACGACCCGTTTCTCCAAGAACCCGAACCCGAACGGTTCGACCCGGAAAAGCCCAAACCCAGAAAGCGGGTCGAGATTGAGACGGAGAATTTGGTGCCGGAGGGATGGAAGGAGGTGCAGGCGGAGGTGAACATAACGAAGAAGGAGAGGAGGAAGATTGCGCAGGAGATGCAGTTCGGAACGAGAGTGGCGAAGAACAAGAGGGGGTTGGAGCCGATAAGGGATTTGAATTTGGAGGAGTACAAGGCGTATAGGGAGGCCAAGTTGAACCAGCTGAAGCCGCTGGTTTTGGAGAGGCCGGAGAGGTTTAAGGAGGTGGAGGAGGGAGGGAGTGAGGAGGTTGTGAGTGTGAGAGTTGCGCCGAAGAATCCGAGGTGGGCGGTTTATGGGAAGGGGTTGGAGGATGTTACTGAGTTTTTTAACAGCGAGCATTATGAGCCTGGTGTCAAGAGAGCTGAAG GACCGCGGCCATTGTTTACGAAAGAGGAGAAGCTGATGATGAATAGGCGGAAACCCGATATGGCTGCTGCCACTTCT AGTAAATGGCTGCCCCTTCATACTCTTGCAGCATCAGGAGAATTTTACCTTATGGACGCTTTATTGAGACATGAAGCTGATATCAATGCTGTGGATAAG AATGATTGGACTGTTCTTCACAAAGCAATTATCGGTAAAAACCAGGCCATTACAAACTATCTTCTTAGAGAATCGGCTAATCCATTTGTTCGTGATAAG GATGGGGCCACCTTGATGCACTATGCTGTCCGAACAGCTTCAAGTCAAGCAATTAAGATTCTTTTGTTATACAATGTTGACATAAACCTTCAGGACAAT GATGGGTGGACACCGTTACATCTAGCTGTTCAAGGCCGAAGAGTAGATGTAGTGAGGCTTTTGTTGATTAAAGGCGCGGATAAGACATTGAAAAACAAG GACGGATTAACCCCGCTTGAGCTTTGCCTCTATTCTGGCCGAGACACAAGGACTTACGAGCTAATAAAGGTGTTGAAGCTTCTTCCCAAAACTCGCTAA
- the LOC101310449 gene encoding transformer-2 protein homolog beta-like: protein MADSPRKRYSRSPSSWRAQSHSRSRSRSMSMSRPRSRSRSWSRPRHRSRSRSRGRSRSRSPGRDAVGNPGNTLYVTGLSQRASEKDVERHFSKEGKVASCFLVVEPRSRISRGFAFVTMDSNEDAERCIKHLNQSVLEGRYITVERSRRKRPRTPTPGHYLGLKNTRDSDRGRDRDRDRDRGRYRGGSGRDDYGYRRSPRRSPYRGSRDYSPRRSPYGGGRSRRERSYSPYGSPERKYSRR, encoded by the exons ATG GCGGATTCTCCTCGCAAAAG GTATTCACGTTCCCCTTCTTCATGGAGAGCTCAGTCTCATTCCAGGTCCAGGTCCAGGTCTATGTCTATGTCCAGGCCTAGGTCAAGATCAAGATCCTGGTCTAGGCCGAGGCACAGGTCTCGTTCTAGAAGTCGTGGCAG GTCAAGATCCAGAAGTCCTGGAAG GGATGCTGTTGGGAATCCTGGAAATACACTCTATGTGACTGGTCTATCTCAAAGGGCCTCAGAGAAGGACGTTGAAAGGCACTTTTCAAAGGAGGGAAAG GTAGCTTCATGTTTTCTTGTTGTTGAACCTCGTTCACGCATCTCCCGTGGTTTTGCCTTCGTTACAATGGATTCAAATGAAGATGCAGAGCGGTGCATTAAACATCTTAACCAGTCAGTTCTGGAAGGCCGATACATAACTGTGGAAAGG TCCCGGAGGAAGCGACCAAGGACTCCAACACCTGGGCATTATCTCGGATTGAAGAACACTAGGGACTCTG ACCGTGGCCGCGACCGTGACCGTGACCGTGATCGTGGGAGGTACCGGGGGGGCTCAGGTCGAGATGACTATGGATACAGGAGGTCTCCTAGACGCTCCCCCTACAGAGGCAGTCGTGATTATTCCCCTAGGCGCTCTCCTTATGGCGGTGGAAGATCAAGAAGGGAGAGGTCTTATTCACCCTATGGCAGTCCAGAAAGGAAGTACAGCCGTAGATGA